One window of Acomys russatus chromosome 28, mAcoRus1.1, whole genome shotgun sequence genomic DNA carries:
- the Hnrnpdl gene encoding heterogeneous nuclear ribonucleoprotein D-like: protein MEVPPRLSHAPPPLFPSAPATLASRSLSHWRPRAPRQLAPLLPSLASSSSRQGARRTQRHVTAQQPTRLAGGAAIKGGRRRRPDLFRRHFKSSSIQRSAATTAGTRTARQPLADGSATMEDMNEYSNIEEFAEGSKINASKNQQDDGKMFIGGLSWDTSKKDLTEYLSRFGEVVDCTIKTDPVTGRSRGFGFVLFKDAASVDKVLELKEHKLDGKLIDPKRAKALKGKEPPKKVFVGGLSPDTSEEQIKEYFGAFGEIENIELPMDTKTNERRGFCFITYTDEEPVKKLLESRYHQIGSGKCEIKVAQPKEVYRQQQQQQKGGRGGTAGGRGGARGRGRGQGQNWNQGFNNYYDQGYGNYNSAYGGDQNYSGYGGYDYTGYNYGNYGYGQGYADYSGQQSTYGKASRGGGNHQNNYQPY from the exons ATGGAGGTCCCGCCCCGGCTTTCCCATGCGCCGCCGCCATTGTTCCCCTCGGCTCCCGCTACTTTAGCCTCCCGCAGCCTCTCCCATTGGCGGCCCCGGGCTCCACGGCAGCTCGCCCCGCTCCTCCCTTCGCTCGCTTCCAGCTCCTCCCGGCAGGGGGCGCGCCGGACCCAGCGCCACGTCACCGCCCAGCAGCCCACCCGATTGGCGGGCGGGGCGGCTATAAAGGGAGGGCGCAGGCGGCGGCCGGATCTCTTCCGCCGCCATTTTAAATCTAGCTCCATACAACGCTCCGCCGCCACTACCGCCGGGACCCGAACCGCGCGCCAGCCCCTCGCCGACGGCTCCGCCACCATGGAGGACATGAATGAGTACAGCAACATAGAGGAATTCGCAGAAGGATCCAAGATCAACGCGAGCAAGAATCAGCAGGATGACGG tAAAATGTTTATTGGAGGCTTGAGCTGGGATACAAGCAAGAAAGATCTGACCGAATATTTGTCTCGATTTGGGGAAGTTGTAGACTGCACAATTAAGACAGATCCAGTTACTGGAAGGTCAAGAGGATTTGGATTTGTGCTGTTCAAAGACGCTGCTAGTGTGGACAAG GTGTTGGAACTGAAAGAACACAAACTGGATGGCAAATTGATAGACCCCAAAAGGGCCAAAGCTTTAAAGGGGAAGGAACCCCCGAAaaaggtttttgtgggtggactgAGTCCAGATACGTCagaagaacaaatcaaagaataTTTTGGCGCCTTTGGAGAG ATAGAGAACATTGAGCTCCCCATGGATACGAAAACCAATGAGAGAAGAGGGTTCTGCTTCATCACCTACACAGACGAAGAGCCGGTGAAGAAACTGCTGGAGAGCAGATACCACCAGATAGGTTCTGGGAAG TGCGAAATCAAAGTTGCACAACCCAAAGAGGTgtacaggcagcagcagcagcaacaaaaaggtGGAAGAGGTGGTACCGCTGGTGGAAGAGGTGGAGCTAGGGGACGTGGAAGAG GTCAGGGCCAAAACTGGAACCAAGGATTTAATAACTATTATGATCAAGGATATGGAAATTATAATAGTGCCTATGGTGGTGATCAAAACTATAGTGGCTATGGCGGCTATGATTATACTGGGTATAACTATGGGAACTATGGATATGGACAGGGATATGCAGACTACAGCG GTCAACAGAGCACTTACGGCAAGGCATCCCGAGGGGGTGGCAATCACCAGAATAATTACCAGCCCTACtaa